DNA from Desulfurispira natronophila:
GTATGTGGTAGTGAACGATGGGATCCTGCATCATGAGGCAAAGGATGTTAATACGTTCTGCACCGAAAAGCTTTTTTGCTACGTGCTCTGCTGCTTGCATCATGGCAAGCATTTCAGGGGCATGCTCGGGGCCGAGCTCTGTGAAAGTGGTATGCCCTTCTGAGTCGCTCAAAATCATGGAGCCGAGGGTGATTTGTTGGGGGCGCAGGCTGAGTGTCCATTTACTGTCACTTTTAATTGAGAGGTCTGGCAGCCTGAATTTTTGGCGAAAGTTGTTATAATCGTCTTTTGTGCTCATGAAACAGTGCCTTGTTTGCTATATTTTTTCCAGGATTTCGCGAAGCTTTGTGCTGGAAGTGTGTTGCGTGTATGGAAAGTAGACTATCTCAACACCTACAGCTGCAAACTCTTTTTCCAGTTGATTCCATTTGTCAGATCCCTTCCAGTCGTCGCCCACGAACATCTTGTTAAATTTGATGTTTCTCCAGGCTTCCATTTTATCCATATTGGTTTGAGGGACAACTTCATCGACAAATTTGATTTGAGATACGATTTCCATGCGCTCTGTAAAAGGGATGATTGGTCTTTTGCCTTTGCGGGATTCGCTGAGCTCGTCTGTCGTCACGCCAACTATAAGGTTGTCGCACTCCAGCTTGGCTCTGCGCAACAGGTTTAGGTGCCCAATGTGAAAGAGGTCATATACTCCGGTTGTATAGCCTATGCTTTTCATGATCGCTCCTGTTTGCTGTATTCTTCTTGCTGGAGTAAAGGTGAGTTTTGAGTGCTCAGGATGAGCTCAAGTGCTGAACGGTACTTGAGCCTTGATACTTCGAGTTCCATGTTCCTGATATTGTTTACCAGTAACAGGTGGTCGGCTTTGATAGTTCCCTTATCAGCATCTAAACGTGATTTACTAAGCAATTCTGCGGCAAAAGTCAACTCCTCATTGGTGTAATTGCGTGGCAAGCGTGCGCCAACGGGCTCAAGACTCCAGCGGCCCCACACAGTGATAAGAGGTTGGGTTGCGTCTGCGGTCATGACAACGCTGCCAGGTTGGATGTCGCGGTTGTGAATATATAAGGGAATTGACTGAACGATATTGCTGATTTTGGGAATATCGGCCAGAAAACGATCTATGGCCAAGTTTTCATTGGCGTTATCAGCAGCAATCCGTACTTTATTGACCAGCTCTGGTGTGAGGCGCTCGTGCATGAGCTTATATGAGAGTCGGTAGGACTTAATGAGTTTTTTGGGTGGAGTCAGTTGCCAGTGGCTTATCAAAATGTTCCACAGGGTTCCCTGCCAGCTGTGCCCTGAGATGGGCGTAGCGTTACCAAAGTGAGTAATCTGGCATGGGTATTTGTCAACCTGGAACCCGGCGACCAGTTCTGGTGCATGTAGTTGTTTTCTCTTGATGTGGCTGAACAGAAATGCCTCACGTTCAGGCATTTGTTTATGGCGTGGGTGAAATATCTGCTGTAGATAGTTCGTGGTTATTTCGTTTTCCGTATGCTTGATGTGAAGGAGGCTTACGCCTGGGAGTGGTGAATCTGTCCAAAGCGACTGAATATTTTGTGAATCGGAAACCTTGAGCTGCTCTGCCGCCATTTCGCTGCGTGCTTCTTTGTGGAAAAGCTCCTGCACAGCCTTCTCGACAATGCGTTCGCGCCTGGCAATTTTATGTCCACGAAAAATCAGGGCGTTGATGTTTGTTTTGGCAAGGGTGAATTTTTTTGCTTCCACAACTGCAGAGTCAGCTGCGCTGAGGCTGCGCTTCATAACGATGAGGCTGAGGAGAGAGAGCAGGAGATTGGGGCCCTCTCCATGGAGGTAGGGCCAGAGGATAACCAAAAATCCTGTAAGAAATATGATCGAGCTGAGTATGGTGACATAGCTTGATGTTTTCTCGATAACAAAACTTTTAAGCCTTTTCAGGGCGGCAATAGAGTTGCTGGTGAGGTAAATGCTTATAATAAACATGGCCAGCAGTAGTGTGATGATGTACAGAAACAAGGTGGTGTTGACGAAAGCGATAAGCAACATGCCAAGCGTGAAAAAGAGAGTATCAGCAACGGTTTGATTGGCTCTTTCGTAGTAGCTTCTGGCTGCCGTTTCCTGGTTCGCGATGACGGTCATGGCGTTGGCACTGCTGGCAACTTTATTCCCACCGATATGCGACAGGTGGTTGCTGAGTGCATCAAGCAGCAAGTAGGCGATATAGCTGACAATGGCGCCAACGGTAAATATGATAATCCACTGTGGTTTGTCTTCTTGCTCGATAAAAAACTGGAAGTAGCGTGGGACGCGATCAGAGCCTGCCAGGATGATGACTTTCAGGGGCAGGAAAAAGGCCATGAGGCGTGTGATGCGTGAGAGTACGGCAGCCACAATGACAGATGTGGTTATGAAGGGGCACATGTACAGAAGTTTCAGGTTTATTTTGGCAAACCAGGTACTGAAAGTAATGGCTTCTTTATAAAGGTTCATGATCGCGCGAAGATCCTTTGAGTTTGTATTGGCATTTTACCAGCCGCAATCGGCTTCAAATTGACTGAGTGGGTAGAGGCTGTGCAGCCCGGTTGCGATGAGTTTCCCTTGAGTTGAGTGGTGCGCAATTTGCTGTTGCATCTCACGGTATTCTTGGGGGGTTATGCATACTTTTGCCAGATGGTTTTTCACACTCCCTGGTGCCTTATGTGATGAGTTGCTGTAGTGTGGGTCCGGGGTGTGCCATCCAGCTCCATAGTAGGCGCGTAAAAAGGCCTCTGGGTTGGCTGGCACAAAAACTTTGGTGCCGCGCAATGTGCCTTCCTTCAGGGGGTTGAAGTCTGTTTCCTGAAGCTGAAGGCATGCCTGCTTATGGGCCCATATGCGGTCGTTTTCCTTCCAAACGGGGCGAATGTCAAGGTGGATTCCGGCGGGGTCCTGGGGGCGACGCAGGCGAAAGAGGCGTCCGCTACGGTTGAAGCTGCAGATATAGCCGAGCTTTACAAGCTCTATCACCAACTTTTTGGCTTCTTCCTTGACTTCATGCGGGGTGGTTTTCAGGCTGAAGTATCCTGCGTCGAAATCATCGTCGCCTGGTATGAAGTCTCCTTCGCGGTGGTAGCCAAGGAGGGTGCCATACATGAGAAACAGGGGCGTTGGGGCAATTTGATGAAAGGCCTCCTGGCACTGTTCATATATTTCCAGATAATGCATCTGGTGACTTTGGATGCTGCTGGTTTCCGGGGAGAAAAAGCCTTTTTTATCGATAGTTGCCCCATGGTTAAGGCGTTCAATGATGTCAGACTCTCCGTGGGGCACGCTTATGCGTGCCGTATCTTTATTGGCAACTGCAAGCGCCTCCCCTTGCGATGTTATGAGTTGCAAGGAGCTGTGCTGTGGAAAGTGTTGCAGTACTTCCCGTTTAAGCTGGAAGTGGAAGTAGGGAGGGAGGCCTGCGTGTTTGACGGTGGTGATTTGACGTATTGGTGTTCCATTGAGGGTCAGCTGCAGGTTTTGCGCTTTTTGAGTGCGAAGGAAGCCATCTATGCGCATGCCCTGGTAAGTCCAGTTTACTTCGTAAGCCCCAGGAGCACAGTGGCGGTTCGGGCTGGTTGGATCTGGTTGTGCTGTGCAGTGAAAGAGGGGGTCAGTGACACGGGGATTCCCTGATTGATGATATGACTGTTCAAGTGCAAACTGGCAGATGTGCACAATGCTGTATGCTGCTTGTGTATTCAGGTTAAGGGCTTTGTCCAGTGCTTTCGAGAACTGTTTCTGCGCAGAGTGTTGTCGTCCAAGCATTTGCCAGATGCGGCCTAGAATATAGTGCAAACCTGCAATGGTTTGTCGAAATGTGAGGTAATAGCGTGCTGTTTTTTTAGCAAAATTGAGAAGTGAGTTCATGTTTTCCAACTTCTATAGGCTTTGCGATTGTTAGCTGTTAGAATTGCTGTCAAAAGACATCATTGACTTGAGTGTTGACCAAACCCTACTTTTACCTTATTTGTGGTGTTTGGTAAATCACTTTGTTTCTGTCCCCTGTGATTGGCATGTGTGTTATATTGTGAGTATGTAACGTTTGACTACTGGGAAGTAATCCATATGTGGTTTCTGAATGAACTGTGACTTAAATAAAGATAGCTTCAAGCAAAAAAGCACTGGTTTGCCCTATACGGTATACATTAACCGGGTGTTGGCTCGCTGGCTGGTTATTTGGGTATGCCGTCGTGGTTTTGATATATCACCGAACCAGGTAACAGTTATGGGTTTTTTACTGTTTCTGTGTGCTTTGCCTATGCTGTTGTTGTTTGTCGGTACCTATTGGGTAATAGTTCCATATGTAATTTTATTTTCCAGTTATGTCCTGGATTCCATGGATGGCTTGCTCGCCCGTGCCAGGGGCATGTGTTCAGGCTTTGGAGAGTGGTTGGACCATTCGCTTGATGGGGTTCGCTTCTTGCTTATCCATGTGACACTGTTGTGGGTGATAATTATATATGCATTTGATGAAAGTAAATTTATTGCTTTGCTAGCGTTTACGTTGTGTATTGTTTTTGTGCCTGGGAATTACTTTTGCTCTATGCTCAAAAACAAGATTCTTCATAAGCAAACGGGACGTGTTCTGCGTTCACAAAAGGGCTTTAAGGGTTTTGCAATGTCGGCCTTTGCAGCTCCAGCTGACTATGGAATATTTATCGTTACTCTTCTTTTACTCGCGCAAATTGATTTATTTGTATGGGCATACCTGGCCTATGGAGTGCACGCGATGTTGATTTTTGGCGCCACTGTCTGGTTTACCGTGCGTTCCGCGCATGAGGGTGAAAATGTCTGATCGCCTGGCAGTTTTTGGATTTCCCGAGGTATATCATGGATAATATGGGCTTGGTTTCGATTATTATGCCTTGCCATAACTCGGAAAAATATATTTCGTTAGCTCTGCGCTCGGTACAGAATCAAACCTATCCTTCCTGGGAATTAATTGTTGTTGATGATTGCTCTACAGACGGTACGGTAGAAATCATTACAGACTTTGCCCGTAGCGACAGTCGAATAAGGCTTATTTCCCTGGCTGACAAGAGTGGTCCTGCAGTGGCAAGGAATGCTGCCATAGAGGCTTCTGCTGGCCGTTACATCGCTTTTCTTGACAGCGATGATGTTTGGTTGCCAGAAAAGTTGCAAAAGCAGATTCAGTTGATGCAAGAAAATAATGTTTCTGTCTCATATTCGGCGTATTACACGGTAGACGAAAAGGGTGAGCGCACGGGGGTTCGCAACCAACCGAGTACTATTCGCTATCGTGATCTCCTTTGTTCAAATTTCATTGGTAACTTGACTGGTATCTATGATGCTGCCGCTCTTGGGAAGACGTACTTTAAGAAAGTGCATCATGAAGATTATGCATTATGGCTTGATCTTCTGAAGAAGACTGACAGAGCAATGGGGGTAGCTGAGCCA
Protein-coding regions in this window:
- a CDS encoding adenylyltransferase/cytidyltransferase family protein encodes the protein MKSIGYTTGVYDLFHIGHLNLLRRAKLECDNLIVGVTTDELSESRKGKRPIIPFTERMEIVSQIKFVDEVVPQTNMDKMEAWRNIKFNKMFVGDDWKGSDKWNQLEKEFAAVGVEIVYFPYTQHTSSTKLREILEKI
- a CDS encoding glycosyltransferase family 2 protein, producing the protein MDNMGLVSIIMPCHNSEKYISLALRSVQNQTYPSWELIVVDDCSTDGTVEIITDFARSDSRIRLISLADKSGPAVARNAAIEASAGRYIAFLDSDDVWLPEKLQKQIQLMQENNVSVSYSAYYTVDEKGERTGVRNQPSTIRYRDLLCSNFIGNLTGIYDAAALGKTYFKKVHHEDYALWLDLLKKTDRAMGVAEPLAEYRVQSSSLSSNKIKSMLWTWKIYRDVEGLSLYKSVRCYVSYLKHAILKRF
- a CDS encoding LicD family protein, giving the protein MNSLLNFAKKTARYYLTFRQTIAGLHYILGRIWQMLGRQHSAQKQFSKALDKALNLNTQAAYSIVHICQFALEQSYHQSGNPRVTDPLFHCTAQPDPTSPNRHCAPGAYEVNWTYQGMRIDGFLRTQKAQNLQLTLNGTPIRQITTVKHAGLPPYFHFQLKREVLQHFPQHSSLQLITSQGEALAVANKDTARISVPHGESDIIERLNHGATIDKKGFFSPETSSIQSHQMHYLEIYEQCQEAFHQIAPTPLFLMYGTLLGYHREGDFIPGDDDFDAGYFSLKTTPHEVKEEAKKLVIELVKLGYICSFNRSGRLFRLRRPQDPAGIHLDIRPVWKENDRIWAHKQACLQLQETDFNPLKEGTLRGTKVFVPANPEAFLRAYYGAGWHTPDPHYSNSSHKAPGSVKNHLAKVCITPQEYREMQQQIAHHSTQGKLIATGLHSLYPLSQFEADCGW
- a CDS encoding HIT family protein, with the protein product MSTKDDYNNFRQKFRLPDLSIKSDSKWTLSLRPQQITLGSMILSDSEGHTTFTELGPEHAPEMLAMMQAAEHVAKKLFGAERINILCLMMQDPIVHYHILPRYSQPVEKFGCTWVDHDWPKPPNMTSVQTSDCTLKSIQNEITSFLAQSNP
- a CDS encoding CDP-alcohol phosphatidyltransferase family protein, with amino-acid sequence MNCDLNKDSFKQKSTGLPYTVYINRVLARWLVIWVCRRGFDISPNQVTVMGFLLFLCALPMLLLFVGTYWVIVPYVILFSSYVLDSMDGLLARARGMCSGFGEWLDHSLDGVRFLLIHVTLLWVIIIYAFDESKFIALLAFTLCIVFVPGNYFCSMLKNKILHKQTGRVLRSQKGFKGFAMSAFAAPADYGIFIVTLLLLAQIDLFVWAYLAYGVHAMLIFGATVWFTVRSAHEGENV